A DNA window from Ctenopharyngodon idella isolate HZGC_01 chromosome 10, HZGC01, whole genome shotgun sequence contains the following coding sequences:
- the elf3 gene encoding ETS-related transcription factor Elf-3, protein MASSELSLILNNANANLYPEPQPHLLSMTVPVSRPPHLSEITFSSSNTMGPWDQVNPQMWTRQNVLEWIAFHVEDSRFDASLLNMNYCSMDGLTLCATSKETLMGIFGQGFGERLHQSLENLKARYAIDLSENTVLSESELDILENILQDSFPFMHGPNLGPLLETVVVQTSIPTDNSESKYSYFDEYTNQLTPESDHGYDSLTESFQSSHAGSFLNPSSPESNSSDSDPEYSEKPYSTGTKTSVKQEPGKSQKRGRGRPPKLRDSEGFDHFIQSKKSKHAPRGTHLWEFIRDILIHPEQNQGLMKWEDRRDGVFKFLKSEAVAQLWGQKKKNSSMTYEKLSRAMRYYYKREILERVDGRRLVYKFGKNSTGWRVEETGY, encoded by the exons ATGGCGTCAAGTGAACTTAGTCTAATTCTCAACAACGCAAATGCCAACTTGTACCCTGAACCGCAGCCACACTTGTTGAGCATGACAGTGCCCGTGTCCAGACCACCACATCTCTCCGAGATCACCTTCAGCAGCAGCAACACAATGG GCCCCTGGGACCAGGTGAACCCGCAGATGTGGACCAGGCAGAACGTTCTTGAGTGGATCGCCTTTCACGTGGAGGACAGCAGGTTTGATGCCAGTCTGCTGAATATGAACTACTGCAGCATGGACGGACTCACACTCTGCGCGACGTCCAAAGAAACATTGATGGGCATATTTGGACAGGGGTTTGGGGAACGGCTTCACCAGAGTCTTGAGAACCTAAAGGCCAGATATG CTATTGACCTGTCTGAAAACACCGTTCTAAGTGAATCTGAATTAGATATACTGGAAAACATCCTGCAGGACTCATTTCCCTTCATGCACGGACCAAACCTTGGACCACTGCTGGAAACGGTGGTGGTCCAAACCTCAATCCCAACAG ACAATTCAGAAAGCAAGTACAGCTACTTCGACGAGTACACCAACCAGCTGACTCCAGAGAGTGACCACGGCTACGACTCTCTAACTGAGAGTTTTCAGAGTTCTCACGCTG GCAGCTTCCTGAACCCGAGCTCACCCGAGTCCAACAGCAGCGATTCCGACCCCGAATACTCAGAGAAACCTTATTCCACTGGCACCA AGACCTCTGTAAAACAAGAGCCAGGAAAGAGCCAGAAGAGAGGCAGAGGACGCCCTCCAAAGCTCAGGGATAGTGAGGGATTCGACCACTTCATTCAGTccaaaaaaagcaaacatg CTCCAAGAGGAACCCACCTTTGGGAGTTTATCAGAGACATCCTGATCCATCCGGAGCAGAACCAGGGCCTGATGAAGTGGGAGGACCGCAGGGACGGCGTCTTCAAGTTCCTGAAGTCCGAAGCTGTTGCTCAGCTTTGGgggcagaagaagaagaatagcAGCATGACGTACGAGAAGCTCAGTAGAGCCATGAG GTATTACTACAAGCGAGAGATTCTGGAGAGGGTGGATGGACGCAGGCTTGTCTACAAGTTTGGAAAGAACTCCACCGGTTGGAGAGTGGAAGAGACTGGATACTAA